Within uncultured Methanoregula sp., the genomic segment CCGCGGCAAAGATGCTCTTGAGTTCTGCCTGGCGCTCTTTGAGAGAAAACTCGTTTTTTTTGCTCTCCGTTATGTCCCGCACGGACTCGATGGCACCGGCAATCTTCCCGTTCTTGTCATACAACAGGGATGCTTTTGCCTGGAACACTCCCGGCACGCCCCGGGGACGCGGGGCACTCGTCTCGGCAACAAGGACACCTCCCTCCTTCTGGAGAATGGTATACCCGATCTCTTCAAGTTTCTCGGGAGATTCAAGGATCAGGTCGATGAGGATTGGCCGGCGTTCCGGGTAAAAGGCGAGTGCATATTCATAATTGCCTTTCCCGAGCATAGATGCTGCGGGAATGCCGCACATCTCCTCGAACGCCTTGTTCCAGGCAATCACTTTGCGCTCGGTATTGATTGCGAATGTTGCATCCGGTAAAAAGTTGATGATATCGGAAAGGCGCTGTTCGGAGTTGCGGAGAGCTTCAACCGCCCGGCGGCGTTCAAGAGCGATCAGGATCTTGTGCCGGAGCTCGGCAAACTGGGCTTTTGGCGCTCCGCCTTTCTGGAGATAAAAGTCGGCACCGTTATTGATAGCCTCGATCACTACTTCTTCCCGGCCTCTTCCCGTGAAAAGAATAAACGGGATGCCGTTATAGGCTGTGCGCACCTGCTTGAGGAATTCGATCCCGTCCATTACCGGCATCTGGTAATCGGATATGATGGCATCGAAGGACTCGCGCCCGAGAAGGTCGAGTCCTTCTGCAGCGGAAGATGCGATAAATACAAAAAATTCCCCGCCCCGTTCGAGGAAAACTTTACCCAGCTCCAGAAGTTCCGGTTCGTCATCCACATAGAGGAGGGTAATCATGAATGATTCTAGTCTTGTCTGACAATGGAAATATTTTTCTTTATGACGTATTTTTATAAAAATTATTAATAATTATTTTGTGATATATTTATCCGAAAACCTGCTGCCTGTTCCGCCCTGCTCCCGTCCGGCCCGTTTTTTCCAGGACACTGCTTGCTGGAAAGGCGCATAAAATCCTGATAAATTCTTATATATGGTGAGATATGCCGGGAGATTTGGGCTGGTGCAGCCAGAGGCGCTTCTTCTTTGCGGACATTTTTTAACATTTGGTATCCCGACCCGGACACCTTTTTTGGAAACAAATGGAAGTTTACCAAAACAGTCCGGAAACCCGGGATCCCGGGTCCCGGATTTATTCAGTCTTGTCCTTAGTTTCCTGAACGGATGCCGGGCAGGTCCGCATGGAGCGGTACACTCCAATGATGACAGACACTACTGCGATAAGCGAGATCCCGATGATCGCGTAGATGATATACCCGAAGTTCTGCTGGACGATCGGGATCCTGCCAAAGAAGAAACCTGCCAGCGTAAAGGAACAGATCCAGAGAATTCCCCCGGCCAGGTTGTACGTGATGAACCAGCGGTACGGCATTTTGCCTACGCCGGCAAGGAATGGGGCAAATGTCCGGATGAACGGGATGAAACGGGCAATGACAATGGTGAACCCGCCGTATTTTTCAAAGTATTCGTGCGTCTTCTCAAGATGATCTTTCTTGATGAAACAATAGTTCCGTTCAAACAGTTTCATTCCTGCCGTGTGCCCGATCCAGTAGTTGAGGGTATCGCCCAGCACCGCTGCGAGGATAAGCGAACCTATCAGGATCTCCGGGCTCAGGTAGCCGGTACCGGCAAGCGCCCCGGCAACGAAAAGGAGCGAG encodes:
- a CDS encoding VTT domain-containing protein, with the protein product MDLLFPLIDIVLHFDKYLPGIIETYGIWTYLILFLIIFCETGLVVLPYLPGDSLLFVAGALAGTGYLSPEILIGSLILAAVLGDTLNYWIGHTAGMKLFERNYCFIKKDHLEKTHEYFEKYGGFTIVIARFIPFIRTFAPFLAGVGKMPYRWFITYNLAGGILWICSFTLAGFFFGRIPIVQQNFGYIIYAIIGISLIAVVSVIIGVYRSMRTCPASVQETKDKTE